The Theileria equi strain WA chromosome 2 map unlocalized gcontig_1105316255037, whole genome shotgun sequence genomic sequence AAAACTCCAAACGCTAGTATCCCAGCTATTGTATTAGGACTTAGGGAcgattttttcaatatttgTAGTAAACTCTCCGACCCTCTTGATAGATAACTATTTAATAGCTCAAAGTCACTGGAAGTGTTTTTTACAATTCCAGAATAGCATGAAGATCTAAAGTTCTTCACAGATAGTTCATTACAAGACTCAAGGATTTCCTTTAGTATTTCTCCACgttcttcttttccatttttagaCGAAACATCCGAAGAAAAGTTTTCTGTGAGCATTTCATTATCTATCAAACAATTGCTGATTTCCCAATCTTTGCATTCTAGAGTTCGTAAGTGATCGGTAAGACCCCgttttaaaatataaaatatctttTCAACTTCGTGTTCATCTAGTCTCCAGAAAGATACCATTCGCAAAATTGTTAAGAACTCATTACCTCTAAAACCATCAATAAATGTCTGAATCATTGATTTATAGGCGCTTAGTGACGGGAAATATGATTCTAGATCAGGAGAAAGTATATAACCTATTAAAATGTTCATCTTTCCAAATATGCAAAAATAGTCGATTATTTTCTGGAACAAGAACTCCTTGTAATCAGGACTAACCAATTCGTTACAGCATTTAATGCATAGTAGTGTGAAGCACGAAATTGTTTTAATATTGAGATAAGATTTCGATAACAAGGTTTGAATCCCAACTGTAAATATGTTTAGCAGATATCCATCGAATTCCGTTGCGTAAAGCATCTTCCTGTAGTAAACAATATGCTGCATTGCCTTAGAAAACATTTCATGCTCTATTAGCTGGTTCATATAGCCTTTCAGATCACAAGGTTCTACCAATATCATTTTACCCATGTTTGCGATATAAATACTTCCGAAACCATCGGATCCTTGGGTACTGTTGTAACACAGTAGACTAAATGGTGATAAATATATACCGCTGTTGTTAATACGGAAGATAATATAGGGATTCACAACTCTATTGCAATATTCGACCAATCTTGAAGACAACCTTTGGATAGGTATATAATCGAAAGGTTTTAGGCAATGTTTGAAATTTCTATAGTCTAAACATAACACTGAGTAAATAGAAAGTTGTTGTTTCCAAATGATTTTACACTCATCATTATTTATATCGCATATGACGTGAGACAAATGTTTCATTTCAATTTTGTTTTTGCTATCAGAACACAAACACTGCACAAATGTTTCATTCATCTTTTTATAATATGTGCAATTGTCAAACGTTTCAAACTTCAGTGATTCTTTGTTGGGAGAAGAGGATATGTTTATGATAAATCTCCCCTCCCTTTTACGAAACCTTCTTTGTTCTATTCCAACATTTTCACAGGAATTTACTCTGTTCAGCGAAGAGATAATGGAAAATCTACTGTCCGACCCATGTGAAGACAAAAATAAAACAGTATTGTTTTGTGGCATTTCTATTGTATATGCTAGATAGGCCTTCAGGGGGAAATTCCTAGGCTTCATGAAAACACTTATATTAAAAGATTGCGAGTGGCTCAAGTTGCCGCTCATAAAACATTGAGAGTGTGTGATATCCAACAAATCAAAATTACCTTCCAACAACATATTCCTCTGTTTGCCGTAATTTCTAAACCTTAGTGAAGCAAAAGATATACATTGAACGATATTGTTATATCCAACCAATAGGCTATTTTTATTCAGCCAACAGATACTTGCGGTCATAAAAGGAAAGTTGGTATAATCTATTTCCAcatatttatcatttataaaatgggTCTTAACTGTTTCATTTAACATATCTTTATTAATTTTTATATCTACATTTCCATGTTCTAGATGCTCTTGACTAGACACACTAGAAGAATCATCCGATGAAACATACAAATCATCAGAGGTCATGTATTGTGATAAAGCCCGGGGTCTATTTATAGTaagtttgtttatattcaaATCTCTAGGATAGACTGGAGTTTCGTATGGAAGAAAGGCTATGGGAATCTGATCTTTTACCGAGAATATTTGAACCCCGTGATAGTCACACCATGCCACAAGATCATGATGCCACGAAAGAGAAATACTTTTGCATAGTGTATTGAAGTGCGACAATATAGTAACCACAATATCATCATGATCCCTATATCTGAACTGCTTAAGTAAATAGATTATGCCTTTTCCCGTTGCAAATATGAAGGAGTTTGTAGAATTATTATACCGTTCAATTTGTTTCCAATTAGTTTCATCAACTGATTTCATGTAATTACGAATATCATAAGTTCTCCTTTCAAAGTTTTCCTTCAAATTTGACATTGCATATTTTGGATGCAGCGTGATTCCTATTATGGGAGATTCTACGCGAAATTTGTAAACCACCCTGGAGGATATCACGTCATTCACCTTCACCAAATGTATATATATACATCCAAAGCTTGTTCCACAAACcaaataaagatgatttAAAAGACCTGAGTTTCGGCATATTGTCACCTGAAGAGCAGTTATAGTCCCGTAGTGAGTGTGCAGTAGACGAGATGTCCCAGATTTGTACAATCTTAGCTCACCAAAGGTGTTACCGCCTACAACTACGTCTTCTACAGATGCGATACATGAGATGTAAGGATCTAAACTCCCTGTTTCTCTGTAACTGAGGAATAACGGAGGATCTAACATCATAAGCAAAAGCCATATCTAGAAGTACACACATCAGAGCCGCATCTTCAAACTATGATACAAATAATATACACTAAGCACGTAATTTACTGCCATAGTCAGTTGCGCATAGATTTATTGGACTGGCAGTACTCACCACACTATGCTAATATATACAAAAGTGTATTGAGGCACAATAGACTGATTCTTAGCGTTAGAGTTCAATTCATCATTAAACCGTATAATTTgaattttaattttatGTGTCTTACAAAAATGTCCATTACTGCGCCAACTCACTGGTATTTCCCTTGTCTCGTACAGGACCAGATATATACTCAGACTCTGGAGGTGTAACATATGCTTAGGACATGTAGTTTCATGCTTAAACTTTTCACACTTAAGTTTGGGATTTCCAACCTGTTCACATACGATAGTTCAGGTCAATTGTGAATTCCAGAGTGCTACAGGAACTGTCGTCTAAACtcttcaccatttttaATTTATAGCAATCAATCTTGTGGATATTTATACTCGATTTTATTGTACTAATTACCGATTATGTATCTAGCAATtaatatcttctttattctcAAGTATCATATAAGCATGAGATTAAGCATATCTAATGGAAACATTGACGTATAAAGAGTtttttttgtttttatttcatcattatAAGTCTGGATGCTAAGGTTTCTCTTGCCACTGGTCAAATTATGCTCGGTTGTGTTATCATAGTACACATTCGCACCTTCTATCAAAATTATGCATTATGGTCTCGTGGTTTTGTGTTTAATATGCTTTAAATCCTTATTTGTATTCCATATCGCTAGGAATGTTTCGGTTTTCCATCTAATAAACGTATTACATTTTGCCTCATTCCACTTTGGATACTATAATGCAAAGCCAAAGTTTGCAAACTCTATTAACTTAACAGGTCAAACCCTATTCATTCATACAAATAAGTCTTTGAGAAAGTTTATTGGCTACTCTCAAGATTTTTCTATATATAGACGGTGTACAAAGCCGTTATCTGGTATAGCACTGGATAAAAACGACACAGAAAAAACATTGGAACCTTTTGAGGTTCTCAGAATCGGTATAAAGCTTTCAAAATTGCACAAAAAATGTATGGAATCACTTTACAAACGTGATCCTCTAGGGTTGTTTAGACATTTTTCGGATTATTTGGAATCGATTTTAGTTACATGCTCAAAATATACGTCAGAAAAGATTATTGATTTTGAACTAAATGATTCCCAGATATTTTCTTCGGATAAAGGTACCACAGGGGATGATTGTGAGACAAGTTGGCTGGCTAATTATGTGCTAAATTATCTTCGTCACAAAATAAAAGTTAATGAATCATCTAATGATCCATCAACTCAAGAtacttttgaaaatgtcTCCTCTAAATCAAAATTCTTGGCCAGTTGGAAAAGGGCTCCAAAGTGGTCCTCAGAAAGAAATCTACAAGATACTATCTCTATACATATTCAACACTGCCCTTATTTAATTGGAGATTTGATCAAATATTCACTTGTATCTAAAGTTAACTTATATTTACGAGAAATGCTCTCCAAGACTGATGCATTGGGAATAATTCCATCACTGTCACTCATCCATGATTTTCCAAGATTTTACTTAACTCACCATGGTTACAAGGAAGCTCTCAATTACATTGAAAAAAATTTATTGTCTGAGAAAAATGTGGGCAAAGCATATCTTCCTATAATTATAGATTTAGAAAAGACCAAGGATGTATACACCTTGATGAAAGTATATGAACATATGACAGATGTTTCAACGGCTAAAATTTCATGGTTCCTTATAACTAGGCTTATTTTAACGATAAAAGAGTATACGAAAAGTCAATTATCTAGTGCATCCCCCGAAGATGTTTCCGCTATCTATTCAAACATGAGGGAACAGCTCAAGGCTGTATTAAAACTATATAAAGACCATAAATTTTCTCATTTTATACCATATGGTCTTGCTCGTACAATTTGTGACGAATTTAATAAGGTGATACCTGGATTGTTCCATATTTCAAACGTTTATTCAGAGGGAAATAATTCCAATGATATGCATACAACACACGGTATTTGTGATGTGTGTACATCTAAGATTCCTTTGGTGAGATTAACTGATAAGGAGCGTTTGCTAATATTTGATAAGTGGCTAGGAAGTATATACAGCTCCAACAAGCTCGAAATATTGGGACTGGCAGAGTTTTACAAAGTACTTTATGAGGCTATTGAGGCAAACGATCCATATACATGCGTTTTAGATGGACAAAATATAGGGTTTAGCAATGGTGGAACTTTGTTAGGACTTAACCCATATCTGGTAGAAACTGCAAGACTTGAAATGTTATCTCGTGGAGAAAAACCCCTTCTAGTTTTTCCAGCATTTA encodes the following:
- a CDS encoding hypothetical protein (encoded by transcript BEWA_043330A); the encoded protein is MHYGLVVLCLICFKSLFVFHIARNVSVFHLINVLHFASFHFGYYNAKPKFANSINLTGQTLFIHTNKSLRKFIGYSQDFSIYRRCTKPLSGIALDKNDTEKTLEPFEVLRIGIKLSKLHKKCMESLYKRDPLGLFRHFSDYLESILVTCSKYTSEKIIDFELNDSQIFSSDKGTTGDDCETSWLANYVLNYLRHKIKVNESSNDPSTQDTFENVSSKSKFLASWKRAPKWSSERNLQDTISIHIQHCPYLIGDLIKYSLVSKVNLYLREMLSKTDALGIIPSLSLIHDFPRFYLTHHGYKEALNYIEKNLLSEKNVGKAYLPIIIDLEKTKDVYTLMKVYEHMTDVSTAKISWFLITRLILTIKEYTKSQLSSASPEDVSAIYSNMREQLKAVLKLYKDHKFSHFIPYGLARTICDEFNKVIPGLFHISNVYSEGNNSNDMHTTHGICDVCTSKIPLVRLTDKERLLIFDKWLGSIYSSNKLEILGLAEFYKVLYEAIEANDPYTCVLDGQNIGFSNGGTLLGLNPYLVETARLEMLSRGEKPLLVFPAFKEIYEERDDIQLSMLSFFFKNPEEFSSLRMIPQVSKNYLTFNLKWSKIFKQWHVADYVYTCSPMGYDDDYLFMAGIMTGSDEEFALIAKYLRDTLNVYSNNLNSDIILRQPEHLPNISDRHTNVTILTNDTLSNLSIPGISKDILIKWKKTCLRPYTFSSKHSNAALGNFNKDFPKSRAVISSRQHYSLEINTCPDYENWHIPLGLYQAIEGRNRLFECKLIEPDDSKIQVILKESQEDINIAKNWLKTYGYADYSDNYTTTTTTTTNVSSQTEFIFYTHEPEVAYQRFTESQKTCWLCINLEAVSQCVSN